A segment of the Aureliella helgolandensis genome:
CCATGCTAATTCTAGTAGATAGATACCCTATGGGCGTCGAGGAGTCGCAAGCGAGACTGAATTGGACAGATTTCGTTGCTGCGGACGATGCATTAGCCGGGGGACCAGCAGAAAACTTGACGCGCGGCCACTTCTCGAACTAGGCTAGAGGCTGGCACCGGCTTGTAGGCGTCTCTGAGTAACGCTCCTTCACCTTCCCTCCAAAATCGACTTATCGACCCTAATCGCGAGTGGTAATTATGTTCTGGCCTATCGTCTGGTTTACTTTCATGGTCGGACTGATCGTAGCCACCATTGTGGTGGCTCGGAAAGAAAAGAAGGCCCGCCTGGCGTTGGCGAAGCCCACCACGCCTCAGCCCCTGACCGATTCTCCCGGAGGACTGGCGGATCCAGCCAGTGAAGGTTTCGGTGAGCAGGACCCGGTGGCCGGGTTCGAACTGGAGGATGGCGACGCCGTCGCGGCTCTGGACGACGATCCATTCAAGTAGGCTGGTCCTATCAGGCTTTCCCAATCCCAAGTATACTGGCCGAAATTTATTTTGGCTGATGTTCTTTGGTGAGGAGAGTGAGTTGACCCGATCCGATGCTGCCGCATTGCTGGCGTTTGAAGATGGTACGGTTTTCCGCGGTCGGTCAATCGGGGCCGATGGTGAAAAAGCTGGCGAAGTCGTGTTCAACACCTCGATGACCGGCTATCAGGAAATTTTGACAGACCCCAGCTACTGTGGGCAAATTGTCTCAATGACCTACACTGAAATAGGAAACTATGGCACCAATAACGACGATGTCGAAAGCGATCAGCCGCGCGTCGCGGGGTTCGTGGTCCGTTCGGAAAGTCGCGTGCATAGCAACTATCGCTCCCAAGAAGGACTGACCGACTATCTGAAACGCCACAATATTGTAGCGATCGCTGGCGTGGATACCCGGGCTCTTGTCCGTCATATCCGCAGCCATGGTGCCTTGAAGGGGATTCTGTCGACCTCCGACTTGGATGAAGCTTCCTTGGTTCGCAAGGCCAAGGAGAGTCAGGGGCTCGTCGGTCGCGACTTGGTTCGCGAAGTCATTCCCGCTCGCGCCCGAGCCTGGAATCAAGCTCTGCACCAACTCGGTCAACAAGATCCTGCGCGAACAGAGGATCCATCAGCCCCCCATATTGTCTGCTTGGACTATGGGATGAAATGGAATATCGCCCGCCACCTTTATGATCGAGGCAATCGCGTCACGATTCTGCCGGGCAGCGCCACAGCGAGCGAAGTCATGGCCCTCAATCCGGATGGAATCTTCCTCTCCAATGGCCCCGGCGACCCAGAACCGCTGGAGTATGCCATCAATACCATCCGTGAACTGACTGGCCAGCGTCCGATTTTCGGCATTTGCTTGGGGCATCAACTCCTGAGCATGGCGGCAGGAGCCAAGACCTTCAAGCTCAAGTTTGGGCACCGTGGCAGCAATCAGCCGGTACTAAATCTGCTAAACGAGCGGGTGGAGATCACGTCGCAGAATCACGGCTTTGCGGTCGAGGAGAGCTCTCTTCCCGATTGTCTGGAGATTACGCACCGCAACTTGAACGACAATACGATCGCTGGAGTGCGCCACAAGTCGGCTCCCGCGTTCAGTGTCCAGTACCATCCGGAAGCTTCCGCTGGCCCGCATGATAGTGAGTACTTGTTTGGCGAATTTCAGCAATTGGTCGCGCAGAACAGCACCGCTTCTAAGTAAACACACATGCCCGATGACATCGATTCCTCCGCTTGCCTTGAGGGCCCGAAGACACCACGCTACTTGGTTGACTTCCACCCCAAGGGGCAGTCTCATTTTTTCACCGACGTGCTGATCATCGGTGGAGGATTGGCTGGGCTGCGGGCGGCCAACGCCATTAGCGATGGAGTGCAGGCCGTTGTGGTTACCAAGGATCAGCTTCAAGAAAGCAACAGCAATTATGCGCAGGGAGGGATTGCCAGCGTCTGGGATCCTGAGGATTGCTTTGAAGACCATGTGCGTGACACGCTAGCCGCCGGTGGAAATCTATGTCATGACGACGTGGTGGACATGGTCGTTCGCGATGCCCCACAACGTGTTTCGGAATTGATTCGCTGGGGAACGAATTTCGATTCCCGGGAAGGCGAATTGCTGCTGGGGCGTGAGGGTGGGCACAGCCACGAGCGTATTATCCATGCTTTGGGGGATGCGACTGGCAAGGAGATCATGCGCGCGGTGATCGAGACGACCCTGGCCCGCTCCAATATTCAGATCTGGGAGCAAGCCTTCACGATCGATTTGTTGTCCCACGCTGGACGATGCTATGGAGCGGTCATTTCCCGGGAAGAGCAACCTCCCCTCTTGCTGTGGGCGAAGCAGACCATTCTCGCTGCCGGTGGTTGTGGCCAAGCCTACCGTGAAACCACCAATCCACGCGTTGCTACCGGGGATGGACATGCACTCGCCTATCGCGCGGGTGCCCGTCTGCGAGATATGGAATTCATGCAATTCCACCCAACCGTCCTGTACATTGCCGGCAGCTCGCGGACGCTAGTTACCGAAGCCATTCGTGGTGCGGGCGCCCACTTGGTCGATAGCAATGGCTATCGCTTTATGAAAGATTACGACGAGCGTTTGGAGTTGGCACCTCGCGACGTTGTCAGCCAAGCGATTGTCAAACAGATGGAAAAGACCCAGCATCCCTGCGTCTACTTGGCATTGCGGCACCTAGATCCCCACCGCGTGCACGAAGAGTTTCCCGGTTTCACGGCGTCTTGCAAGAAATTTGGATTGGATGCCTCCATCGATCCCATCCCTGTTCGTCCCGGCGCTCATTACATGATTGGGGGAGTTGAAGTGGATCACGATGGACGTACCAGTCTGGGAGGATTGTGGGCGGCCGGAGAAGTGACCAGCTCTGGATTGCATGGCGCCAACCGCCTCGCATCCAATAGCTTGCTCGAAGGGCTCGTCTACGGTGCGCGGGCGGGCGAACTCGCCAGCCAGGCCGCGCTCGATATGCCGGATGATTTCCGAGCGTTGCCCATTCAATCCGAACACGACTACCGGTTGACTGAGCCGTTGGATATCGCCGACATTCGCAACTCGGTGCAGAGTTTGATGTGGCGGATGGTGGGGGTCCAACGCCAGGCAGACCGATTGCAAGAAGCTTTGCAACAGATTCAAAGCTACGCGCGATACGTGCTTCCCCATGCGTTCAGCTCAGAGGAAGGTTGGGAATTGCAGAATCTGCTGACGGTCTCTCATCTAATGGCTGTAGCGGCATTGGCACGCACCGAATCACGCGGCGTTCACATGCGGAAAGACTTCCCGGATACGAATGACGAGAATTGGCGAAGGCATCTCCCCTTCGAATTCAAGCCAAACTATTGATCATTGCGCCCGATGGGACGAACGCCCGCCCCTTCCACTCCAGTAAGTGAATCCCCCAGGTCGCGTCGATACCCCTGCCCGATAGCCTGCAGACGCTTCACCACTTGTGGGTGTTCACTAGATACATCTTGTTGTTCACCTGGATCGGCCTCCAGATCGTAGAGGGACAGAGGCAAGTCCGCGACGCGATAACCATGCCGGCTGGCAATCCCTTCCACCCCGCTTTCCGTGATCGATTTAGGCGTTAGCTTGCCATAGCCAGCCGGTTTGCCGTCGGTCCTGAGATCCTCGCGAGGTGTGAGATACTTATGCGGAAAATGCAGTTTCCATTTTCCACTGCGAATGGCTTGCAATTCGGTACCGCTGTAGAAAGCCAACGATTCGTGAGGGACGCCCGGTTCGGCGTCGCCGCGCAGGACGTGCCCCACATCGACTCCATCGAGAGGTGCCGACGGCAGCTCGGCGCCAATCAATTGGCACACGGTTGGCAATAGATCCACCGTCATCAACGGGGTGGAGCAAGATCGATCCGTGGGGATCTTGCCAGGCCAACGCATGATGGTGGGAACTCGTACCCCACCCTCGAAGGTCGTCAACTTGCCTTCCCGCAGCTTGCCAGGGCTGCCCGCATGCGAACCGTAACTCAGGAATGGACCATTGTCGCTGCTGAAGATGACCAGCGTATTGTCGGTCAAACCTAAGCGATCAATCGTTTCAACAATCTGCCCAACGGACCAATCGATCTCCTCAATCACGTCGCCATAGAGGCCAAAATTCGATTGTCCACGGAATTGATCCGACGCGAAAATCGGGACATGGGGCATCACGTGCGGAACGTACAGAAAAAATGGCTGCGTTTGGTTGCGTTCGATAAACTCCACCGCCCGCTCGGTCAGGCGGCGCGTGAAGAGCGCTTGATCCATATCGGTCTCCACAATGCGGTCGCCTTGTTGTTGGTTGCCATCGTAGAGCGGCAACGGGGGCATCGAATCGGCGAGCACGGGATGATATTTGGTATTGTCGTTGGAGTAGGGGATTCCGAGCCATTCATCAAAGCCATTTTTCAAGGGGCTAAAGAACGGAGGTAGTCCCAAATGCCATTTGCCGAACATGCCCGTCGCGTAGCCGTGGGCCTGCAAAATTTCAGGCAAGAGCTCCTCTTGAGGATTGATTCCTGTCGGGCTGGTGTGGTTCAACGCTCCCGCCATGCCAACGCGATTGGCGTAGCACCCTGTCATTAGGGCAGCTCGCGAGGCGCTGCAGACC
Coding sequences within it:
- the carA gene encoding glutamine-hydrolyzing carbamoyl-phosphate synthase small subunit, whose protein sequence is MTRSDAAALLAFEDGTVFRGRSIGADGEKAGEVVFNTSMTGYQEILTDPSYCGQIVSMTYTEIGNYGTNNDDVESDQPRVAGFVVRSESRVHSNYRSQEGLTDYLKRHNIVAIAGVDTRALVRHIRSHGALKGILSTSDLDEASLVRKAKESQGLVGRDLVREVIPARARAWNQALHQLGQQDPARTEDPSAPHIVCLDYGMKWNIARHLYDRGNRVTILPGSATASEVMALNPDGIFLSNGPGDPEPLEYAINTIRELTGQRPIFGICLGHQLLSMAAGAKTFKLKFGHRGSNQPVLNLLNERVEITSQNHGFAVEESSLPDCLEITHRNLNDNTIAGVRHKSAPAFSVQYHPEASAGPHDSEYLFGEFQQLVAQNSTASK
- the nadB gene encoding L-aspartate oxidase, whose translation is MPDDIDSSACLEGPKTPRYLVDFHPKGQSHFFTDVLIIGGGLAGLRAANAISDGVQAVVVTKDQLQESNSNYAQGGIASVWDPEDCFEDHVRDTLAAGGNLCHDDVVDMVVRDAPQRVSELIRWGTNFDSREGELLLGREGGHSHERIIHALGDATGKEIMRAVIETTLARSNIQIWEQAFTIDLLSHAGRCYGAVISREEQPPLLLWAKQTILAAGGCGQAYRETTNPRVATGDGHALAYRAGARLRDMEFMQFHPTVLYIAGSSRTLVTEAIRGAGAHLVDSNGYRFMKDYDERLELAPRDVVSQAIVKQMEKTQHPCVYLALRHLDPHRVHEEFPGFTASCKKFGLDASIDPIPVRPGAHYMIGGVEVDHDGRTSLGGLWAAGEVTSSGLHGANRLASNSLLEGLVYGARAGELASQAALDMPDDFRALPIQSEHDYRLTEPLDIADIRNSVQSLMWRMVGVQRQADRLQEALQQIQSYARYVLPHAFSSEEGWELQNLLTVSHLMAVAALARTESRGVHMRKDFPDTNDENWRRHLPFEFKPNY
- a CDS encoding sulfatase family protein — translated: MRFLLSSKMASAVRIASCFFALLSTGVAVAAPPHPNIVLIFTDDLGYGDIACFSETRIRTPNIDSLAKQGTQFTDFYVAQAVCSASRAALMTGCYANRVGMAGALNHTSPTGINPQEELLPEILQAHGYATGMFGKWHLGLPPFFSPLKNGFDEWLGIPYSNDNTKYHPVLADSMPPLPLYDGNQQQGDRIVETDMDQALFTRRLTERAVEFIERNQTQPFFLYVPHVMPHVPIFASDQFRGQSNFGLYGDVIEEIDWSVGQIVETIDRLGLTDNTLVIFSSDNGPFLSYGSHAGSPGKLREGKLTTFEGGVRVPTIMRWPGKIPTDRSCSTPLMTVDLLPTVCQLIGAELPSAPLDGVDVGHVLRGDAEPGVPHESLAFYSGTELQAIRSGKWKLHFPHKYLTPREDLRTDGKPAGYGKLTPKSITESGVEGIASRHGYRVADLPLSLYDLEADPGEQQDVSSEHPQVVKRLQAIGQGYRRDLGDSLTGVEGAGVRPIGRNDQ